A window of Clostridia bacterium contains these coding sequences:
- a CDS encoding metalloregulator ArsR/SmtB family transcription factor, with protein MVQYMEPILDATFAAISDPTRRGVLEQLVREDASITDLAERFHMTLTGMKKHVGVLEQAGLVATEKVGRVRTCRLGLHTLDKEAEWIERYRQLWAERFDELDKIVEELKQKEKTHGQKKK; from the coding sequence ATGGTTCAGTATATGGAACCCATTCTCGATGCGACCTTCGCCGCGATCTCGGATCCCACCCGGCGCGGCGTTCTGGAACAGCTCGTACGCGAGGACGCTTCGATCACCGACCTTGCCGAAAGATTTCACATGACCCTGACAGGGATGAAGAAGCACGTCGGCGTCCTGGAGCAAGCGGGGCTCGTCGCGACAGAAAAGGTCGGGCGAGTGCGGACCTGCAGGCTCGGCCTGCACACGCTGGACAAAGAGGCGGAATGGATTGAGAGATACCGGCAGCTCTGGGCCGAACGCTTTGATGAACTAGACAAGATCGTCGAGGAATTGAAACAGAAGGAGAAAACCCATGGACAAAAGAAAAAATAG
- a CDS encoding SRPBCC family protein, whose product MDKRKNSDTNRTKNSTSVERKSDRELVVTRTFNGPAHVVFSAWTKPELFQRWWAPKSFGVSLLSCELDARTGGKYRLVFRHPSTGEPMPFFGRYVEVIPPKRIVWTNDEGEEPGAVTTVTFEENAGETVVVLHDLYPSKEALDEGIASGSTSGYPLQFEQLDQLLVDLGANMGGRPA is encoded by the coding sequence ATGGACAAAAGAAAAAATAGCGACACCAACCGGACGAAGAACAGCACGAGCGTGGAACGCAAGTCCGATCGTGAACTCGTCGTCACTCGAACCTTCAACGGCCCGGCGCATGTCGTTTTCAGTGCCTGGACCAAACCCGAACTGTTCCAGCGGTGGTGGGCACCGAAGTCGTTCGGAGTCTCCTTACTTTCCTGCGAGCTTGATGCCCGTACAGGGGGCAAGTACCGTCTGGTCTTCCGCCATCCCTCGACCGGGGAGCCAATGCCTTTCTTTGGTCGCTACGTCGAAGTGATCCCGCCCAAGCGCATCGTCTGGACGAACGACGAAGGGGAGGAACCCGGGGCCGTCACAACAGTGACCTTCGAAGAAAACGCCGGTGAGACCGTCGTCGTCCTGCACGACCTCTATCCTTCGAAAGAAGCGCTCGACGAAGGGATCGCCTCCGGAAGCACCAGCGGGTACCCCCTGCAATTTGAGCAGTTGGATCAGCTTCTCGTCGATTTGGGGGCGAATATGGGCGGGAGGCCGGCGTAA